A part of Leptospira yasudae genomic DNA contains:
- a CDS encoding tetratricopeptide repeat protein: MKRGTSFLQNNRVREGLDLLEQALELNPKGETVLKILGRYYLKEKDYAKSVGYWETLLSENPESAECLYHISLCYKMLKFYQKAAETGEKAYSADPLYIRNLINLADIYKIMNIQDRAITYVKKALVLDPHNAKAIQVKNSLETEI; encoded by the coding sequence TTGAAACGAGGAACTTCCTTTTTACAGAACAACAGGGTTCGGGAAGGATTGGATCTTTTGGAGCAAGCGCTCGAGCTCAATCCGAAAGGAGAAACGGTTTTAAAAATCCTCGGAAGATATTATCTCAAAGAAAAAGATTACGCAAAGTCGGTCGGTTATTGGGAAACCCTTTTATCCGAAAATCCGGAATCCGCCGAATGTCTCTATCATATCTCCCTGTGTTACAAAATGCTGAAATTCTATCAAAAGGCCGCAGAGACCGGGGAAAAGGCTTATTCCGCCGATCCACTGTATATCAGGAATCTAATCAATCTTGCCGATATATATAAAATAATGAATATTCAGGATCGTGCAATTACGTACGTGAAAAAAGCTCTCGTATTGGATCCCCACAACGCCAAGGCCATTCAGGTCAAAAATTCACTCGAAACTGAAATCTGA
- a CDS encoding SpoIIE family protein phosphatase: MNSSLESEWEITASEIDPISVSKAYLSGDHSFSFETFSYKVPGMYTFREPGTDTAFLIKKFIAPKSWTTAGIAVRLGTISDRDKTYLNGTLIGQTGKFYEPLPQAYDKIRVYSIPTKLIRKGAENILIIQVRGFFPGKLGIEQDKTAIGNAHSIYKDFYDTEYIKLGFLIVYSTVGFFFLFLYLRKRSSKENFYYGLFTILLVIYQFLRNQTKYDTGIDLIYLKKIEYIAVAFMMPVAYRFNRFYFKFPKLMLTNVLDAVFIGIAFFYIFTNDMILHSNVNKNVVQILYLPYVGLMLYYLVKRLIERKKDALLILVAVSVVVVASTIDAMTTRNLIVFPRLLGYAFFVFIVSVATILANRYVKLNQVIEELNEDLEKKVIQRTQELNDTLTEVKHLKVQQDADYFLTSLLINPLSTNHNRSASVKTEFFTKQKKSFEFKNRTYEIGGDINISGNIKLGENRFTAFVNGDAMGKSIQGAGGALVMGTVFNSILARTANTELGSLTPELWLKRSFQELQSIFESFDGSMYISAILGLVEESTGRLLFINAEHPNAVLYRDKKASFISDELDLRKLGIPGNETWFSIQEFRLEKNDVLILGSDGRDDILLGMDGDSRILNEDETAFLKRVEEAEADLGEIGRLIENQGELTDDFTLLKISYIPVLENGSQDQDPYFRNELKTAKEFLKANEAGKAIAVLESAQKLRIADEELLWLLGKSYIKEKQFVRAENCFKRLMFIQPEHSEYLYYLSYCSKINKHFAEAIAVGERLFSLEPDHIRNLINLADLYKTLRNFKLAEELVNRAITIVPDHANALAVKKAIENAKSSATGAAPT; the protein is encoded by the coding sequence TTGAATTCCTCCCTTGAATCCGAATGGGAGATCACAGCGAGCGAGATCGATCCGATTTCCGTTTCAAAGGCGTATCTGTCCGGGGACCATAGTTTTTCATTCGAAACCTTTTCTTATAAGGTTCCTGGAATGTATACCTTCCGGGAGCCGGGAACCGATACCGCATTTCTCATTAAAAAATTCATCGCACCGAAGAGCTGGACGACCGCGGGGATCGCAGTTCGATTGGGAACGATTTCGGATCGAGATAAAACCTATCTGAACGGAACGCTGATCGGACAAACCGGAAAATTTTACGAACCGCTTCCGCAAGCGTATGATAAGATTCGAGTCTATTCCATTCCTACGAAATTGATCCGAAAAGGTGCGGAGAACATCCTTATCATCCAAGTGCGCGGTTTTTTTCCGGGAAAGCTCGGAATCGAACAGGATAAGACCGCGATCGGAAACGCGCATAGCATCTATAAGGACTTTTACGATACGGAATATATCAAACTCGGATTTTTGATCGTATATTCCACGGTAGGATTTTTCTTTCTGTTTTTGTATCTGCGGAAGCGGTCCAGCAAAGAGAATTTTTATTACGGACTTTTTACGATTCTTTTGGTGATCTACCAGTTTCTCAGAAATCAGACCAAATACGATACGGGAATCGATCTCATCTACTTAAAGAAAATAGAATATATTGCGGTCGCGTTTATGATGCCGGTCGCGTATCGATTCAATCGTTTTTATTTCAAGTTTCCGAAATTGATGCTGACCAACGTTCTCGACGCGGTTTTTATCGGAATCGCATTCTTCTATATTTTTACGAACGATATGATTCTCCATAGCAACGTGAATAAGAATGTCGTTCAGATCCTGTATCTTCCGTACGTCGGATTGATGTTGTATTATCTCGTAAAAAGATTGATCGAACGGAAAAAAGACGCGCTTCTCATTCTCGTCGCCGTATCCGTAGTGGTCGTTGCTTCCACGATCGACGCGATGACCACTAGAAATCTCATCGTGTTCCCGAGGCTTTTAGGCTACGCGTTCTTCGTTTTTATCGTAAGCGTTGCGACGATTCTCGCGAACCGCTACGTGAAACTCAATCAAGTCATCGAAGAGTTGAACGAGGATTTGGAAAAGAAGGTGATCCAAAGAACGCAGGAGCTGAACGACACTTTGACCGAGGTCAAACATCTGAAGGTTCAACAGGATGCGGATTACTTTCTGACTTCTTTGCTGATCAATCCGCTTTCGACCAACCACAACAGAAGTGCTTCCGTTAAGACCGAATTTTTCACGAAACAAAAGAAGTCTTTCGAATTCAAAAACCGAACCTATGAGATCGGCGGGGACATCAATATCTCCGGGAATATCAAACTCGGTGAAAACCGTTTTACCGCGTTCGTCAACGGAGACGCGATGGGAAAATCGATTCAAGGAGCGGGCGGGGCGCTCGTGATGGGAACCGTGTTCAATTCGATTCTTGCGAGAACGGCAAACACCGAACTCGGATCCTTGACGCCCGAACTTTGGTTGAAACGATCCTTTCAGGAATTACAAAGTATCTTCGAATCCTTCGACGGTTCGATGTATATTTCCGCGATCTTAGGACTTGTGGAAGAATCGACCGGAAGACTTTTGTTCATCAACGCGGAACATCCGAACGCGGTTTTATACAGGGATAAGAAAGCGAGCTTCATCTCGGACGAACTCGATCTGAGAAAGCTCGGTATTCCCGGAAACGAAACCTGGTTTTCCATCCAGGAATTTCGACTCGAAAAGAACGACGTGTTGATTCTCGGTTCGGACGGAAGAGATGATATTCTTTTGGGAATGGACGGAGATTCGAGGATTCTGAACGAGGATGAAACGGCGTTTCTCAAAAGAGTCGAAGAGGCGGAAGCCGATCTGGGAGAGATCGGCAGGCTGATCGAAAACCAAGGGGAACTTACTGACGATTTTACTCTATTAAAGATTTCGTATATTCCCGTTTTGGAAAACGGTTCCCAGGACCAAGACCCGTATTTTCGAAATGAACTCAAGACCGCGAAGGAATTCTTAAAGGCGAACGAAGCCGGTAAGGCGATCGCGGTTTTGGAAAGCGCGCAAAAATTAAGAATCGCGGACGAGGAGCTGCTTTGGCTTCTCGGAAAAAGTTATATCAAGGAAAAACAGTTCGTGCGCGCGGAGAATTGTTTCAAGCGATTGATGTTCATTCAACCGGAACATTCCGAATATCTGTATTATCTTTCGTATTGTTCCAAGATCAACAAACACTTTGCGGAAGCGATCGCGGTCGGAGAACGATTGTTCTCGCTGGAACCGGATCATATCCGGAATCTCATCAACCTGGCCGATCTGTATAAAACGCTGCGCAATTTTAAACTCGCCGAAGAACTCGTAAACCGGGCGATTACGATCGTTCCCGATCACGCGAACGCGCTCGCCGTAAAAAAGGCGATTGAAAACGCGAAGTCGAGCGCGACCGGAGCCGCTCCGACTTAG